The DNA window tcctttcaaaaaatcAGCAAAGAGCTAATACTAAAAAGTTGAGAATTTACAAATATATACCAGCAGGTACACACattacacaaaatatattttacaaatatatacaaGAGGGTACACATATTACATCAACAGCTGAAGCTGCATTTCACGGACTGCAGAGTCCCAGACTAGGGATTTAATGTTggctgtgggaaaaaaaaaatcaactgacCCATCCAGACGAAGAACTTAGTAAGACATGATTCTgtggcaaaattatttttataatactCGAGGCCAGCAGTATGGTAAGCTacttgctttgcattttctccaGTACAGGCAGTATCCCTGCCACAGCTAATTTGGTACCAACTTTCTTATCTAAGctcctaaaacaaaaaaataaaggctctCTCAACTCCCTAGAACAGCCTTCCATGGGGAAAGCTTGGCCTAAATGCAGAGATATTATTTGTAAGAGAAGCCATGTACATGAGGAGaaaggtttccttttctttgattCTCTAGAGGAGCACAAATCACCAGGATGTTTAGAACCACAGCACTGCAAATCCTACTTTCCTGTTTATTTGTCCTCTGATAAGGAATCATTTTAGAAATGGGTATATTCGCAGGCTATTCACACACAGAAAGCTAAAGGATACACAGCTCCattgctgctgttctgaaacAGATTACTTTTCATAAAGCCATGCTAATTCTTCAAACCTCAGGAGACAGCAATACTAACAAGGCAGTAATAGATTTGGACTGCTTGGTGCTAGATACCGTCTGCCTAAGAGCataaggagaagaaagaacacTTAGGCATGACTTGTTGCACTACAAACACTCAAACTAAGAATCAAAGGTCAGTATTAGATGCTTAGAAGTATTTTCCTTGCCTATTTATAGCTACAAGTTTTGCCTTGCAACATTGgcagacactttaaaaaaacatacaatGAACAACTGGAAAAAACTGCAAGCTCTCAGCAAGCAAATACTTCCAGTTTACTTTAATCACTGATAAGACCGCAGAAATAAAGAGCAGCAGTTGCATTCACTGGAATATGGAAAGCAGGGACAAACAGTTTTGCAAGGAGTATTATGCAGTATCAGAAGATGTGTATAATATATGCCTCTTTACAATTAGCTTGTCTTACCTGGCATTTTAAAGTCAGTATATCCAGCCTGTTATCCCTATAGGTGCtactttttcctcattattgGAATGTCAGTGCCCTTATTTCTGTACCTTTCATAAAATAGGCAGTATTGTTTgtatgacattttttatttcattttaaatgagtaACTACTGTGGTTATTATGATGTAAGCAAGTGGTTACTGCTAAGATAGTGACTAcctgcagtatttattttattctatacAGTGTCACATGGCTACTGTGTTACTGCTGATGTCAGAACTGACAGGAACAAGTTActtagtgaaataaaaacatacccTCCTTGAAAACTGCAGTCTACAAACACTTCTATACCACTGGGACTGCTATGCACTTCAGGCTCATGTTCCTCCCTGCCTGGGACAGTCTCCCAGCTCTCATCACTTGAGGACTggtctttttctgcagcagcaaaacaggaaGGCCTAGATGCAGACCATTCTCCATCACTACATTCTGAGCTGCAATACGAACAAAGCAGAGTGTTAATTTAAGCACTGGTttagtggaaagaaaaacatacaaacactGTGTCCTCCTGCTTTTATACAAGCGCTGTTGTCAGTGTAGACTACTTTTCTACGAtaattttttgctatttataaatgtattaagTTTATATAGAGAGTTGATTCAAATTCCTTTCCTAAAAAAATGCCCATCCTACTTCACAAAAAggttttgttcttctctccACATTTTCAGAGTATATGCAGCATCTCAGGAATATAAGCCCAGACCGCATACACACCTCTTTCTACCAGCACCTAGCAAAGAGAACATCATATCAGTGACACAGAACATCAATGCTTGCTTAGCGAACAAGCAGAAATGTCAACCTTACTTCTTGAAGAGACAAACCTGTAGGAAGATGTTCTAATGACCTCTAAGCCATACACACCAGTCCTTTCCCTCCCCTGACCCCCTTCCCCTGGCCCCTTTTTAAACCATGCAATTAATGAATTACTGAAGCTAATTAACCCACCAGCAGAAATAGATGAATGGTAGCAAGTTCTTCCAAGTACAATTCATCCTCTAGTTCACCAACTAAAGTTGAACGTTGATGTTTTTGTACTTACCCCTCTAAAAGATCAACATACTGTAAGACTAACCCAGAGATTCAGAACTGTCCTTTTATTTAAGCAATCTAGTAATGATTTCCAACACAGATTAACAGATTATAGTAATATTACTATATTGGTAGTCAAATTTATTCCAATATTCTGCCTATAAAATTCTCATTAAAGTTTACACACATAACcccttttcttttatgaattAGTGTATGTCTACAGTCATTAACAGCAAACAATGCAAGAACTTTGCATGTGTATATTTCAAAACTTAGGATTTAACTATGACAGATTCTACAGAGATGCAGAGCTTCCCTTAGGGAAGTGGTTACATACAGACTTGTCACTTACCGAAACATGACACATTAACTTAGCATGTGGACTTTCTGGAAGCAGACCTTCTCCTAGACAAGCTGACCTGTACATGCCACATGATCCCAACACTACATGGTGGGAGGTAAAGGTCACACTCCTTGTTCTACCACCCTTGCCCTCCCTAGGGACCCACCATGACCCTCCCAGCTCAGGACCCTCCCAGCTCAGGACACACGTGGTTCTAGCAACTAGGCaaggcttcctcctcctcatgcAGTCTATACATGCTATCACCACAACAGCTGGGCATTTCCTCAAGGGATAAATGTGAGGTGAAGGCCCATGCTGCAGAAATCAGGATGGTGAACCTCTCCCTGGGTTGGAAAGCGAAACTTGAGTTGCAGGATATAGTCTGAcatgccagctctgctctttatGCAGCTACATATACATTTTTGAACACTTAAATATGGACTAACCatttaaacacaattttatcTTGTGAAAGTAGAAAAAGGTCTTTGTACAGAGTAGACACTGACAGTTTACCTCATAAGAGCACATCTTTTGAGGGTAAACACAGATTatgtttaaattaaagaatatgCATGCTTCCTGTTTAATAGGTCAGTAATTTCCATCACAAAGAACAAGGTCACTTTTTCACATCCAACCTATATTTCTCTTATGTCATGTTACAAGAAGTTATCACTTCATCATGGAAGTCAGCACTATAACTGTACAGTATAGTCTGTTTCCTCCACTGCATTTTAATCTTCTAGCAGCAGCACTTCACAAGTAGAAAAAATTATAtagtaatgaaaatgttaaaaaaagtaaaccttacagggaaggaaaggattCGCTTGCAAGTCCACCTGTATgttcaatagaaaaaaatcaaaactatgTCTACTAATGCAGTTTACAATGCCTTAGGGATTTTGTTCTCTTATAAAGACTCTGTAACATTTAAAGGGTTGGATaaaggataaaatattttatgaccatattctgaaattgtttcagTTACTATGTTCCATTTGCTGACAAATTATAAAGACTTGCACATTACTTACACACACAATTCAGcataatacaaatataaaaatggtACTTTACCTGTCTTCATCTTTGTGGGGCTGTGGGAAGTATCTGCTCCAGTCTTCAAACTCATCCCAAAAACTGCTATCATCTAAGACATCTTTTTGTTCTTGAGCTGTTGTGTTTCTCCTTAGGTCTATCCTAGTGTTGTTCTGAGGACCTTTGTACTCTTTGGATTCGAAGAACATAGTGGAACTCAATTCTTCTCTGTCATTTCTCGATGTACGTTCATCACAGCCTTGCTGGATTTCAGCagtttcccttttcctgttagaacttctttcttcatcatcatcagGCAGAACCATCTTTCTCTCCAACTGGCTTGtggtattttgctttcttattttaggTCTCACTACTAGCTCAGGTGAATTTCTTTGTTCAGTCTCCTCATCACTGAGATTTAATTCATTACAAGTTGTTACAGGGGTCCTAATTCTAGTATCTACCAGATTTACCTGTTGTGTTTCATGACTGTCACCACTCAGGTTACTTTTTGGTATGGCTTGATCTTCAGCAGCAGATTCTTCGAGTGTCCTGTTGTTTGGATGGTTCAAGTCTGAATCTATGCTCAAATATCTTGTTGAAGGCACTGGTCTCACTTCCTCACAACATTCTCTAGAAATTCTGCAATTGAGAGTGGACAATTGGGACTGCATGTCAGTGAAAGCCTCTATACCATTTTCTAATTCAGAAGCCACATCATCTAGTGTTTCCTGAAATACACCTGCTTCTTCTCTTCCCAAACAAAGCTGGTCTTGTCCATCATCTTCTCCATCGCTGCTATCTGGCTCGTAAGAATCGATGTTTACAAAAGCAATTCCATTGTGACCATTCAAATCATTAGACTCTCCAGAAGTACGTTCAATGAGGAGCTCAGAATTTTTATCAGGATTCATAATGTTCCCTGAGATTTGGTTGCCTTCCACTTCATAAGAGGCTAGAGAAAACGGTGAAGTGCTTGCCTCAGAAATTTGGCTCAAAACAGTCTGACGAACAGGTTCTCCAGTTGCAGTATTTTCTAACAATGTCTCATCCAATAAACACGAAGAAACTTGGACCAATGGCCTGGAAACTGCACAGAAAGttacaagaaaatacattaaaagaaaatatcaaaaacaaTAGAGACATTCTCACTTATAAAATCTGCTCATGAAAAAAAGGGTAGTTTACTGGGAATGTGATGCAATTTGATAACGAGAAACATGTAGCAGAGACGTAGTCATTCTTCATTATTGTATTTACAGTCTCATTTCTATAAACTAAgcctaaaaaaattaaatgatacAATTTCAGCTCAGcctgcaacagcaaaaaacattaaaaaagaagcatGCTCATAAGCAGCATCCTTACATTGTTTagttaaaatggaattttaagaTGAGAACAGGAAACCTGAAATATACTAGAAGATTTAAAGAGCTGCAACATTTCTTTCCACCTGCTAAAAACTGGACTAACCATTCATTAACCAGCTGAATTGTGCCTCCTGCCACACTCAGATAAAGCCATTTATTGCTACTATAAATTACATACTAATAACATTGTATTTTGTACATGCAGCTGTGAGTGCAACTCTTCATGAGAGGACAATAATAGCAGAGATGAACGTGGAATTTACAGTTGGTAGTTACCATCACTGCAAATTCTGTTTGGTTATATTACGCTTGAACAACTCTTGCATAAAAGGGACAATAAATATCAGATTCAGCAGCAAGAGTTAAAGAAGGTAAAAATGTTTGCTACTAGTATGACAAAATTAATGCTTATTTCAAGTCACCTGTAAGCTCCAAACTGTTTCTGGACATACAGTGGCTTGCATTACTTGATGAAAGTACTTAAATTTTAAGTTGGTATTAACAGACTTGGAAatttaacaagagaaaaaaattggaaCGTGCATTGTAAGGACTCCATAACATGCTACTTTAAGAACAGGCAGAGGTAGGAAGCCACGtaagataaaaataagcattccagggtttaaaataaaagggaaaacagaacagcagtttGTGAAGTGTACATCTGAAACCATCTGAAACAAATTTTTCACAAGCATCTGAAACAGTGGCTGCATGGAAGACATTAATGAGAACTCTCTAACAGCTACACAGGTATTTGTAACTACTTGCATCTAATCATTCATTTCGTCCCAATTTTTAGTCTCAGCTAACTGGCTAATCCATGCTTAAGTTGGTGAATTTGTGGCACAGAACTCTTATAATCTGTACCTTCCAGCTAGGAGTCTGGCTTGTTGGAAGCGATACTGTAGCATTACAGGCATTATCTGattaaaatgctgaagtttCTTCACAAAATTGCTTAACACCTGAGGCTGCCAGGCACCTCTGGAAATCATCTTGGCCAgcccctctgctcaagcagagtCACCTAAAGCAGGTAACCAAGGACTGTGTCTAGTCAGGTTttgaaaatcctgaaaaatatatctttctaCCAATCTTGCATGGTTGCTTAGATGCATTTAAGGTGTCAGGtcaattaataaagaaatatgcAGTTCATTTTAGTTAGCACTGACCCAGCACAAGACAAGAATCAACAGGGGAAAAATTTAACCTAGTTGAGGGAAATAAATCGATCCAAAATGTTTCTCAAAGAAATCTGAAGAGCTGTGATAAGAAAAGAgaccaaataaacaaaaagcattttgttgttAGTTAATGTAGAAAACAAGTCACTCTTAGAATTTACATACACCACAATCATTAAGAACAAGGAGATAACACTCTCCAAAAggcacatttttaaatgacccCTAAAATAAGAGCAGGCACAGGTCTGAGTAACTGAAATAAGGAAGTGGTAGCATTATAGAGGTGGagctacaaataaaataaagacatccAGAGATGATCCACTTCACCTAAGTCTCCAGGAGCAATGGCATATGATAAAGTTAATACTATACTattatcaaattttaaaaaaaataaaggagacaGCAGTTAGAAAACTGTCtacaaaggaaggagaaaaatgttactttagAAGTTCTGAGGCTATGAGGCTATgtcaaactttttctttttaagcaaaaaacAACCTCATACTGACTAGGATATGGGAATGTTTCTAACCTAGCAAGTCCTTTctatttcattatgaaattaCTATCCAGACACTAAAGTCATAGACAATTTAGTAAATACTAATGCTTGATATTCATTAAGCCAAAAAATGAAAGTGGCCCAACTGGTATAAACAAAGAAGAACTTTTAAGGTGTCATACGGGCTTAAACTAATTCCAACGTAACTACTCTGAGGTTGACAAAGATTACATAGCAACCCGGTCTATGAT is part of the Cygnus olor isolate bCygOlo1 chromosome Z, bCygOlo1.pri.v2, whole genome shotgun sequence genome and encodes:
- the PJA2 gene encoding E3 ubiquitin-protein ligase Praja-2 isoform X1 — encoded protein: MRAGIPTEDSSAMDQEAGKPAWPRPAGGCQTITGRRYGRRHAYVSFRPSLNSQDGNVHQHNGEHEGLEFDNVQEEFSLLSRPLVQVSSCLLDETLLENTATGEPVRQTVLSQISEASTSPFSLASYEVEGNQISGNIMNPDKNSELLIERTSGESNDLNGHNGIAFVNIDSYEPDSSDGEDDGQDQLCLGREEAGVFQETLDDVASELENGIEAFTDMQSQLSTLNCRISRECCEEVRPVPSTRYLSIDSDLNHPNNRTLEESAAEDQAIPKSNLSGDSHETQQVNLVDTRIRTPVTTCNELNLSDEETEQRNSPELVVRPKIRKQNTTSQLERKMVLPDDDEERSSNRKRETAEIQQGCDERTSRNDREELSSTMFFESKEYKGPQNNTRIDLRRNTTAQEQKDVLDDSSFWDEFEDWSRYFPQPHKDEDSSECSDGEWSASRPSCFAAAEKDQSSSDESWETVPGREEHEPEVHSSPSGIEVFVDCSFQGGEPTLLEEGEITWLQYHEETESSSDEENHPVSDFVHPGLFILDGNNNLEDDSSVSEDLDVEWRLLDEFGDGLGVAQAISYVDPQFTTYMALEERLAQAMENALAHLESLGFDVEQAHPPATQESIDCLPQIIVTDDHNGQDQCCTICCSEYVKDEILTELPCHHLFHKPCVTLWLQKSGTCPVCRHVLAPMLPEAAATTASVPSDHDSSSSAQDVTGAPN
- the PJA2 gene encoding E3 ubiquitin-protein ligase Praja-2 isoform X2; this translates as MAYSLRSMDQEAGKPAWPRPAGGCQTITGRRYGRRHAYVSFRPSLNSQDGNVHQHNGEHEGLEFDNVQEEFSLLSRPLVQVSSCLLDETLLENTATGEPVRQTVLSQISEASTSPFSLASYEVEGNQISGNIMNPDKNSELLIERTSGESNDLNGHNGIAFVNIDSYEPDSSDGEDDGQDQLCLGREEAGVFQETLDDVASELENGIEAFTDMQSQLSTLNCRISRECCEEVRPVPSTRYLSIDSDLNHPNNRTLEESAAEDQAIPKSNLSGDSHETQQVNLVDTRIRTPVTTCNELNLSDEETEQRNSPELVVRPKIRKQNTTSQLERKMVLPDDDEERSSNRKRETAEIQQGCDERTSRNDREELSSTMFFESKEYKGPQNNTRIDLRRNTTAQEQKDVLDDSSFWDEFEDWSRYFPQPHKDEDSSECSDGEWSASRPSCFAAAEKDQSSSDESWETVPGREEHEPEVHSSPSGIEVFVDCSFQGGEPTLLEEGEITWLQYHEETESSSDEENHPVSDFVHPGLFILDGNNNLEDDSSVSEDLDVEWRLLDEFGDGLGVAQAISYVDPQFTTYMALEERLAQAMENALAHLESLGFDVEQAHPPATQESIDCLPQIIVTDDHNGQDQCCTICCSEYVKDEILTELPCHHLFHKPCVTLWLQKSGTCPVCRHVLAPMLPEAAATTASVPSDHDSSSSAQDVTGAPN